The Streptomyces camelliae genome window below encodes:
- a CDS encoding VOC family protein: MKALATLARLYVADLDEALPALRALTGQDVRTRFFHGEVEVASIGGFLLVAGTEQALAPFRRVQSTVLVDDLDGLRSLLAEHGGEILDGPNKVPTGRNATVRHPGGAVLEYVEHT, translated from the coding sequence ATGAAGGCGCTGGCGACGCTCGCCCGGCTCTATGTGGCCGACCTGGACGAGGCGCTGCCCGCCCTGCGCGCGCTGACGGGCCAGGACGTGCGCACGCGGTTCTTCCACGGCGAGGTGGAGGTGGCGAGCATCGGCGGTTTTCTGCTCGTCGCGGGCACCGAGCAGGCCCTCGCCCCGTTCCGCCGTGTGCAGAGCACGGTGCTCGTGGACGACCTGGACGGCCTGCGCTCGCTGCTCGCCGAGCACGGCGGCGAGATCCTCGACGGCCCGAACAAGGTGCCGACCGGCCGCAACGCGACGGTACGGCATCCGGGCGGGGCCGTGCTGGAGTACGTCGAGCACACGTGA